In a genomic window of Flavobacteriales bacterium:
- a CDS encoding arsenate reductase: MPRLFYYLGTCSTCERIMKEIPNLESLTLREIKGDPITAKELDQMKKLAGSYEALFSRIALKYRALGLNGMTLSEKDYRKWILQEYTFLKRPVMIIDKEIFIGNAPKVTAAMAVASRGL; encoded by the coding sequence ATGCCCCGCCTCTTCTACTACCTCGGCACCTGCTCCACCTGCGAGCGCATCATGAAGGAGATCCCGAACCTGGAGAGTCTCACACTACGCGAGATCAAAGGTGATCCCATCACGGCGAAGGAACTCGACCAAATGAAAAAGCTCGCGGGCAGCTATGAGGCGCTCTTCAGCCGCATCGCGCTCAAGTACCGTGCGCTCGGGTTGAATGGAATGACGCTCTCCGAAAAGGACTACCGAAAGTGGATCCTGCAGGAGTACACCTTCCTGAAGCGGCCGGTGATGATCATCGACAAGGAGATCTTCATAGGGAATGCGCCGAAGGTGACAGCGGCGATGGCAGTGGCGAGCCGTGGGCTTTGA
- the ygiD gene encoding 4,5-DOPA dioxygenase extradiol has protein sequence MNLNELSRITDPLGPTERMPVLFLGHGSPMNAIEENGFVQGFRRVAAEIPKPQAIICVSAHWETRGTYVTAMAMPRTIHDFGGFPKALFDVRYPAPGDPELAGEVKRTVKGASVGLDLSWGLDHGAWSVVKHLYPNADVPIIQLSLDRSLSPEEHYALAKELASLREKGVLIIGSGNMVHNLGMVAWDKSDQPFAFDWAQEASEKMKRAITTGDHDPLIGFRDQGRAFELAINSSEHFLPLLYALALQQKDEQASLFNDQALAGSLTMTSVRIGRS, from the coding sequence ATGAACCTCAATGAGCTCTCGCGCATCACCGACCCGCTGGGCCCGACCGAGCGCATGCCCGTGCTCTTCCTCGGTCACGGCAGCCCGATGAACGCCATCGAGGAGAACGGATTCGTGCAGGGCTTCCGGAGGGTCGCGGCGGAGATTCCGAAACCGCAAGCGATCATCTGCGTGAGCGCGCACTGGGAGACGCGAGGCACCTACGTGACCGCGATGGCCATGCCGCGCACCATCCACGACTTCGGCGGGTTCCCCAAGGCGCTGTTCGATGTGCGGTATCCGGCACCCGGCGACCCTGAGCTCGCTGGGGAGGTGAAGCGAACGGTGAAGGGCGCATCCGTGGGCCTGGACCTGAGTTGGGGCCTCGATCATGGCGCATGGAGCGTTGTGAAACACCTGTACCCGAACGCCGATGTGCCCATCATCCAATTGAGCCTCGACCGGTCGCTCTCACCGGAGGAGCATTACGCGCTGGCGAAGGAACTTGCCTCCCTCCGCGAGAAAGGCGTGCTCATCATCGGCAGCGGCAACATGGTGCACAACCTGGGCATGGTGGCCTGGGACAAGTCCGATCAGCCTTTCGCCTTCGATTGGGCGCAGGAAGCCAGCGAGAAGATGAAGCGCGCCATCACCACTGGCGACCACGATCCGCTGATCGGATTCCGCGATCAGGGCCGGGCCTTCGAACTGGCCATCAACAGCAGCGAGCACTTCCTGCCTTTGCTCTACGCCCTGGCGCTGCAACAGAAGGATGAGCAGGCCTCGCTCTTCAACGACCAGGCACTGGCGGGTTCGCTGACGATGACGAGCGTAAGGATCGGGAGGTCTTAG